A DNA window from Ammospiza caudacuta isolate bAmmCau1 chromosome 21, bAmmCau1.pri, whole genome shotgun sequence contains the following coding sequences:
- the LAMC3 gene encoding LOW QUALITY PROTEIN: laminin subunit gamma-3 (The sequence of the model RefSeq protein was modified relative to this genomic sequence to represent the inferred CDS: deleted 2 bases in 1 codon): MDLGARGGAGQGDPSHPIPSIPPRPVPPSRLLPSRGASESGRGFRGMARPAGLCLLALLGLGLGVPSPCWDPRGQPRRCMPVFENAAFGRAVRASNTCGSPPEDYCLHMGAQHASALCHRCDASDPRRHHNASLLTDFHSQEESTWWQSQSMAFGIQHPNSVNITLHLGKAYEITYVRLKFHTSRPESFAIYKRSRAGGPWVPFQFYSASCHKTYGKQPRQYLRPGEDEQVAFCSDEFSDISPLSGGNVAFSTLEGRPSAYNFDGSPALQEWVTVTDLLISLNRLNTFGDDIFKDPKVLQSYYYAISDFSVGGRCKCNGHASECLPDEAGQLVCVCQHHTAGTDCERCQPFYQDRPWARGTAEAANECLPCNCSGRSEECFYDRELFRRTGHGGHCLSCRDNTAGPRCESCRQNYYRWEPQGACQPCHCHPAGSLQPQCDSSGTCVCKANVTGWKCERCKDGYHSLSEGGCRPCSCDPAGSVGTCDPNTGHCTCKERVEGHLCNRCQPGWFNLQPHNPIGCTSCFCYGHSSACRAADGYEETQIRSDFSQGLEGWAATAPGTTELPLRWAGREIIAEWDGEEPVDFLAPEKFLQNQCLSYGQLLSLLLGVENGTRTEPRVPLLQVQLLLEGEGMKITMSSSKSQLQHGKQAVTFRLHEAEEGAEPLLSAFSFQRLLSNLSSLHLRVSHGPGRGRLSLSQVQLTSARPGPGPRAGWVEECTCPTGYSGQFCQSCAPGFKREIPFGGPFVSCVPCTCNQHGDCHPLTGHCQCSHNTEGPSCERCSPGFYGNPFVGRSDDCKPCPCPGRSPCTAVPSTGEVVCTHCPPGQRGKRCELCDDGFFGDPLGQRGPVHPCEPCQCHGNVDPNAVGNCDPVSGRCLRCLHHTMGEHCEKCRPGFYGDALAPSPAGKCAPCDCSPSGSDPRLEGCDPGTGQCHCLPHVTGRACGQCQPGYYGLEPTVGCRSCECHPTGSRESGCHALTGQCSCQPGVTGRRCDRCQHGFFGFSARGCRACNCSPLGSITPQCHENSTCLCHPGFVGYKCDRCQANFFLEPLSSRCQQCPACYGLVKDEADRLKARLQEMEEWLQKPGCDTHPGQAAMLGDAPRGDGLPSPHLLRGAWATLLVQVGQLAGALNTAQGRLSNASQASSCSHHGPPKTCTLLSEIGAALQSAEQEILHAADTLATTEIPQEIPQQPTNWSRWALEAQALSKSHKDSMAQVEAVVRRALRASNASSELLRNLLERNSTQDELEAGYEEIQRAQEELGAGMAEVAAEARRALAAVEQAQADLAERLLQVAALRQQVLPMQAADLAQELAVLEQAAAAQEPLAQQAVEVSHTLAAGLHLELQRTRGFKQLQDQAGSAHGMATRAVSRGKAVLSDTESLLASLEGMKKVLGHRKSQAALRRRMASVRNRVVVDAQRKIKQAEKTLGNSLSISTTAQRTAGEAEKLSEESAKRARAVLQESKQALKHASQFAMRANETQWELSQQEHMAEKLRGDLEEAQQVGSEVSEMAKGLQEARGSLMSDIETLNNLLNSLGELEQDTEVEAVLSAGRLQLEQLWLRLATPGPLARQLRRLQQEAARQQEQIQAFESDLAEIRADKQNLEDILRSLPESCSK, translated from the exons ATGGACCTCGGAGCGAGAGGAGGTGCCGGGCAGGGGGacccgtcccatcccatcccatccatcccaccccgtcccgtccca ccgtcccgcctgctgccatccagaggAGCCTCAGAGTCCGGCCGGGGTTTCCGCGGCATGGCTCGGCCTGcggggctctgcctgctggccctgctggggctggggctgggggtcccatCCCCCTGCTGGGACCCCCGGGGGCAGCCCCGCCGCTGCATGCCCGTGTTCGAGAACGCCGCCTTCGGCCGGGCCGTCCGTGCCAGCAACACGTGCGGGTCTCCCCCCGAGGATTACTGCCTGCACATGGGCGCCCAGCACGCCAGCGCCCTGTGCCACCGCTGCGACGCCAGCGACCCCCGGCGCCACCACAACGCCTCCCTGCTCACCGACTTCCACAGCCAGGAGGAGAGCACCTGGTGGCAGAGCCAGTCCATGGCCTTCGGCATCCAGCACCCCAACTCCGTCAACATCACCCTGCACCTGG gcaaAGCCTACGAGATCACCTACGTGCGGCTCAAGTTCCACACCAGCCGCCCCGAGAGCTTCGCCATCTACAAGCGCAGCCGCGCCGGGGGGCCCTGGGTGCCCTTCCAGTTCTACAGCGCCTCCTGCCACAAAACCTACGGCAAGCAGCCGCGGCAGTACCTGCGGCCCGGCGAGGACGAGCAGGTGGCCTTCTGCAGCGACGAGTTCAGCGACATCTCCCCGCTGAGCGGCGGCAACGTGGCCTTCTCCACCCTGGAGGGACGGCCCAGCGCCTACAATTTTGATGGGAGCCCCGCGCTGCAG GAGTGGGTGACAGTCACTGACCTGCTCATCTCCTTGAACCGGCTCAACACTTTTGGGGATGACATCTTCAAGGACCCCAAGGTGTTGCAGTCCTACTACTACGCCATATCTGACTTCTCTGTTGGTggcag GTGCAAATGCAATGGCCATGCCAGCGAGTGCTTGCCGGACGAGGCCGGGCagctggtgtgtgtgtgccagcaCCACACGGCTGGCACCGACTGTGAGCGCTGCCAGCCCTTCTACCAGGACCGGCCCTGGGCGCGCGGCACGGCCGAGGCTGCCAACGAGTGCCTCC CTTGCAACTGCAGCGGCCGCTCCGAGGAGTGTTTCTACGACCGGGAGCTGTTCCGGCGCACCGGGCACGGGGGACACTGCCTCAGCTGCCGCGACAACACGGCCGGGCCCCGCTGcgagagctgcaggcagaacTACTACCGCTGGGAGCCGCAGGGagcctgccagccctgccactgccaccccGCAG ggtccctgcagccccagtgcGACAGCTCGGGGACCTGCGTCTGCAAAGCCAACGTGACGGGCTGGAAGTGTGAGCGCTGCAAGGACGGCTACCACAGCCTCAGCGAGGGCggctgcag accctgcagctgtgacccCGCGGGCAGCGTGGGCACCTGCGACCCCAACACGGGGCACTGCACCTGCAAGGAGAGGGTGGAGGGACACCTGTGCAACAG GTGCCAGCCGGGCTGGTTTAACCTGCAGCCCCACAACCCCATCGGCTGCACCAGCTGCTTCTGTTACGGCCACTCCAGCGCCTGCAGGGCGGCAGATGGCTACGAGGAGACCCAGATCCGCTCCGACTTCAGCCAAG GGCtggagggctgggctgccacagctccaggcaccacagagctgcccctgcGCTGGGCTGGCCGGGAGATCATCGCTGAGTGGGATGGAGAGGAGCCAGTGGATTTCCTTGCACCAG AGAAGTTTCTGCAGAACCAGTGCCTCAGTTAtgggcagctcctgtccctgctgctgggagtggAGAACGGGACAAGAACAGAACCCAGAGTGCCCCTGCTCCaggtccagctgctgctggagggtgAGGGGATGAAGATCACCATGTCCAGCAGCAAGAGCCAGCTCCAGCATGGAAAGCAAGCTGTCACCTTCAG GCTCCACGAGGCAGAGGAGGGTGCAGAGCCTTTGCTGTCAGCCTTCAGCTTCCAGCGCCTGCTCTCCAACCTGAGCTCCCTCCATCTCCGCGTGAGCCACGGCCCCGGGAGAG GCAGGCTGTCCCTGAGCCAGGTCCAGCTCACATCTGCTcgccccgggccgggccctcGGGCGGGCTGGGTGGAGGAGTGCACGTGTCCCACGGGATACAGCGGGCAGTTCTGCCAGTCCTGTGCCCCTGGATTCAAGAGGGAGATCCCATTTGGCGGCCCCTTCGTCAGCTGCGTGCCCTGCACCTGCAACCAGCACGGGGACTGCCACCCCCTCACAG ggcactgccagtgctcacACAACACAGAGGGTCCCTCCTGCGAGCGCTGCAGCCCCGGCTTTTACGGCAACCCCTTCGTGGGGCGCTCCGATgactgcaagccctgcccctgccccggcCGCTCGCCCTGCACCGCggtgcccagcactggggaggtGGTCTGCACCCACTGCCCCCCGGGGCAGAGAG gaaagcGCTGTGAGCTCTGCGATGATGGGTTTTTCGGGGACCCCCTGGGGCAGAGAGGCCCCGTGCACCCCTGTGAGCCCTGCCAGTGCCACGGGAACGTGGATCCCAATGCCGTGGGGAACTGCGACCCCGTGTCCGGCCGATGCCTGCGCTGCCTCCACCACACAATGGGGGAGCATTGCGAGAAGTGCCGGCCGGGCTTCTACGGGGACGCgctggctcccagccctgctgggaagtGTGCTC CTTGTGACTGCAGCCCCAGTGGCTCAGACCCGAGGCTGGAGGGCTGTGATCCTGGCACAGGCCAGTGCCACTGCCTCCCACATGTGACAGGCAGAGCctgtgggcagtgccagcctggctaCTACGGCCTGGAGCCCACCGTGGGGTGCAGGAG CTGTGAGTGCCACCCAACAGGGTCACGGGAGAGCGGGTGCCACGCGCTGACGGGGCAGTGCTCCTGCCAACCTGGTGTCACAGGGAGGAGATGTGATCGATGCCAGCACGGCTTCTTCGGCTtctctgccaggggctgccgAG CCTGCAACTGCTCCCCGCTGGGCTCCATCACCCCGCAGTGCCACGAGAACAGCACctgcctgtgccaccctggcTTCGTGGGCTACAAGTGTGACCGCTGCCAGGCCAACTTCTTCCTGGAGCCGCTGAGCTCCcgctgccagcagtgccctgcctgCTACGGGCTGGTGAAGGACGAG GCTGACCGCCTGaaggccaggctgcaggagatggaggagtGGCTGCAGAAGCCAGGCTGTGACACCCACCCGGGCCAGGCTGCCATGCTGGGAGATGCACCCCGTGGAGATGGGCTGCCCAGCCCACACCTCCTGAGAG gtgCCTGGGCCACCCTCCTGGTGCAGGTGGGACAGCTGGCAGGGGCACTGAACACTGCACAAGGCCGTCTCAGCAATgccagccaggccagcagctgctcccatcACGGACCCCCCAAGACCTGTACGCTGCTCTCCGAGATTGGGGCCGCGCTGCAGTCGGCTGAGCAGGAGATCCTGCACGCTGCTGACACCCTGGCTACCACG GAAATTCCCCAGgaaatcccacagcagcccacAAACTGGAGCCGCTGGGCACTGGAGGCTCAGGCTCTGTCCAAGAG CCACAAGGACTCCATGGCACAGGTGGAGGCCGTGGTCAGGAGAGCACTGCGTGCCTCCAATGCCAGCTCCGAGCTCCTGAGGAACCTGCTGGAGAGGAACAGCACACAGGATGAGCTGGAGGCTGG GTATGAGGAAATCCAGcgggcacaggaggagctgggtgctggcatggcagaggtggcagcagaGGCCAGGAGAGCTCTGGCAGCTGTGGAACAGGCACAGGCTGACCTGGCTGAGAGACTTTTGCAGGTGGCTGCTCTgaggcag CAGGTGCTGCCAATGCAGGCTGCAGacctggcacaggagctggcagtgctggagcaggcagcagcagcccaggagcccttggctcaGCAGGCTGTGGAGGTATCTCACACTCTGGCAGCAGGATTGCATCTGGAACTGCAGAGGACTCGTGGCTTCAAGCAG CTCCAGGaccaggctggctctgcccatggcatggccaccagggctgtcTCTCGAGGAAAAGCTGTTCTCTCCGATACTGAGTCCCTCCTGGCCAGCTTGGAAG GCATGAAGAAGGTGCTGGGGCATCGGAAGAGCCAGGCTgccctgaggaggaggatggctTCTGTGCGGAACAGAGTGGTGGTGGATGCTCAGAGGAAGATTAAACAGGCAGAGAAGACTCTGGGAAACTCCCTGTCCATCTCCACCACAGCCCAGAGGACAGCTGGGGAGGCTGAGAAACTCTCTGAGGAGAGTGCCAAG AGGGCACGGGCGGTGCTGCAGGAGAGCAAACAGGCCCTCAAACACGCCAGCCAGTTCGCCATGCGTGCCAATGAGACCCAGTGggagctctcccagcaggagcacatGGCTGAGAAGCTCAGAGGCGACCTGGAGGAAGCACAGCAG GTGGGGTCAGAGGTGAGTGAGATGGCAAAAGGTCTCCAGGAAGCCCGGGGCTCACTCATGTCGGACATCGAGACCCTGAACAACCTGCTGAACAGCCTAG gtgagctggagcaggacaCGGAGGTGGAGGCGGTGCTGAGCgctgggaggctgcagctggagcagctgtggctgcgcCTGGCCACACCAGGTCCCCTGGCCAGGCAGCTCAGgcggctgcagcaggaggcagcacggcagcaggagcagatccAGGCGTTTGAGAGCGACTTGGCTGAGATCCGGGCCGACAAGCAGAACTTGGAGGACATTTTGAGGAGTCTCCCTGAGAGCTGCTCCAAGTGA